From one Lycium ferocissimum isolate CSIRO_LF1 chromosome 7, AGI_CSIRO_Lferr_CH_V1, whole genome shotgun sequence genomic stretch:
- the LOC132065680 gene encoding uncharacterized protein LOC132065680 gives MDYSAKHVENHLKTLRSTWNTVQTLLNKSGLGWDENLKMITASPRVYALHIHAHPTHDKFINKKIYMFEEMYLACGNDRARGDCAKSFDDINLDCSSEKGNDIDIERSSKEKDVVFETSSQVKSSHKINRSYDAQDVVGDISTKLGEVAAAIGKIADCQLDVTRLYEEIMAMKGYEEKFLGDAFDYLVQSDTLAKAFMAKNQNFRKVWMDRFKRKQ, from the exons ATGGACTATTCAGCTAAACATGTGGAGAATCATCTTAAAACACTACGAAGCACATGGAATACCGTACAAACTCTACTCAACAAAAGTGGTCTTGGATGGGATGAAAACTTGAAGATGATTACTGCGAGTCCTAGAGTCTATGCTCTCCATATTCAC GCGCATCCTACTCATGATAAGTTCATCAACAAGAAGATTTATATGTTTGAAGAAATGTATCTTGCGTGTGGGAACGATCGAGCTAGGGGTGATTGTGCTAAGTCATTTGATGATATAAACTTAGATTGCAGCTCGGAGAAAGGTAATGATATTGACATTGAAAGGTCATCCAAGGAAAAAGATGTAGTTTTTGAAACTTCGTCTCAAGTCAAGTCAAGTCACAAAATAAATCGTTCTTATGATGCGCAAGATGTGGTCGGTGATATATCAACAAAGCTTGGAGAAGTGGCTGCAGCAATCGGTAAGATAGCTGATTGCCAACTAGATGTGACAAGGTTGTATGAAGAAATTATGGCAATGAAAGGTTACGAGGAAAAGTTCTTAGGTGACGCTTTTGATTATTTGGTGCAAAGTGACACTTTAGCTAAAGCATTCAtggcaaaaaatcaaaattttcgcAAGGTGTGGATGGACCGATTCAAGAGAAAGCAATAG